A region from the Meiothermus sp. Pnk-1 genome encodes:
- a CDS encoding glycoside hydrolase family 13 protein, with protein MHYHDWEPFCVSPMTPELGAEVTLRVRTSAKAGVLLLERFGEVERRPLQAVQGGLEITLPMHASPMRYCFFLPEEKVYLTSGGPSSTMPRYDRFFHLLAAPSVPEWAVGAVFYQIFPDRFNNGDPSNDPQDGEWIYLGQKIVKKAWDDPVDPKLGPLQHYGGDLEGIRQALGYLKELGVEALYLTPILPSLSNHRYDGLDYLNVDPYLGGNEAFDRLVADLHAQGLKIVLDGVFNHIGDTHPDFQKALHDPDAPEAGQFTFHADGSYAAFMGVKTLPKLDYASPLAVERWLDGYHAPLRHWLRKGADGWRLDVAHQIGEGGTDRRNLELLRLIHRNSREENPEAFVFGELFFDTIPYLRAHILDGSMHYHGFANPLLEWLSGRNIYGWEVKVSAAEAWQTMWDHYAALPLQVRQTMYTLLDSHDVPRAFWRLRGDVALYKMALGVLLTFPGAPGLYYGDEIALNQTNPYEVWNGDPMCRGTFPWDESKWNREVLEWTRQLIRLRKNTPALRRGGLLPLQAPAGAIAYKRVYQGEEVWVYAAPTPVRLELPPSQNLLSGEKTGGQIALRGLGVFRVA; from the coding sequence ATGCATTATCACGACTGGGAACCCTTTTGCGTCAGCCCCATGACCCCCGAGCTGGGGGCCGAGGTGACCCTCCGGGTGCGGACATCGGCCAAGGCCGGGGTGTTACTCCTCGAGCGTTTTGGCGAGGTCGAGCGCAGGCCGCTGCAGGCAGTCCAGGGTGGGCTGGAGATCACCCTGCCCATGCACGCTTCGCCCATGCGTTACTGTTTTTTTCTCCCCGAGGAGAAAGTCTACCTCACCAGCGGCGGGCCCTCGAGCACCATGCCCCGCTACGATCGCTTCTTTCACCTGCTCGCGGCCCCCAGCGTGCCGGAGTGGGCAGTGGGGGCGGTGTTTTACCAGATCTTCCCGGACCGCTTCAACAACGGCGACCCCTCCAACGACCCCCAAGACGGCGAGTGGATCTACCTGGGCCAGAAGATCGTGAAAAAAGCCTGGGACGATCCGGTAGACCCCAAGCTCGGACCGCTGCAGCACTACGGGGGCGACCTCGAGGGCATCCGCCAGGCCCTCGGCTACCTGAAGGAGTTGGGGGTCGAAGCGCTCTACCTCACCCCGATCCTGCCCAGCCTCTCCAACCACCGCTACGACGGGCTGGATTACCTCAACGTGGACCCTTACCTGGGGGGCAACGAAGCTTTTGATAGGCTGGTCGCCGACCTCCACGCCCAGGGCTTGAAAATCGTGCTGGACGGGGTATTCAACCACATAGGCGACACCCACCCGGACTTCCAGAAAGCCCTGCACGACCCCGATGCGCCCGAGGCCGGCCAGTTCACTTTCCACGCCGACGGCAGCTACGCCGCTTTCATGGGAGTCAAGACCTTGCCCAAGCTCGACTACGCTAGCCCGCTGGCCGTCGAGCGCTGGCTGGACGGCTACCACGCCCCGCTGCGCCACTGGCTGCGCAAGGGCGCCGATGGCTGGCGGCTGGACGTGGCCCACCAGATCGGCGAGGGCGGCACCGACCGGCGCAACCTCGAGCTGCTGCGCCTCATCCACCGCAACAGCCGCGAGGAAAACCCAGAGGCCTTCGTGTTCGGAGAGCTTTTCTTCGACACCATCCCCTACTTGCGGGCCCACATCTTGGACGGCTCAATGCACTACCACGGCTTTGCCAACCCGCTGCTCGAGTGGCTCAGCGGCAGGAATATCTACGGCTGGGAGGTAAAGGTGAGTGCCGCAGAGGCCTGGCAGACGATGTGGGACCATTACGCCGCGCTCCCCTTGCAGGTTCGCCAAACCATGTATACCCTCCTCGACAGCCACGACGTACCCCGGGCTTTCTGGCGGCTGCGAGGGGATGTTGCGCTATACAAGATGGCCCTGGGCGTGCTGCTCACCTTCCCCGGTGCGCCCGGCCTATACTACGGCGACGAAATCGCCCTCAACCAGACCAACCCCTACGAGGTCTGGAACGGCGACCCGATGTGCCGGGGAACCTTCCCTTGGGACGAGTCGAAATGGAACCGGGAGGTGCTCGAGTGGACCCGTCAGCTCATCCGCCTGCGCAAAAACACCCCCGCTTTACGCCGGGGCGGGCTCCTGCCGCTCCAAGCCCCCGCCGGCGCGATCGCCTACAAGCGGGTTTACCAGGGCGAGGAGGTCTGGGTGTACGCGGCTCCCACCCCGGTGCGCCTCGAGCTGCCGCCCAGCCAAAACCTCCTAAGCGGAGAAAAGACTGGCGGCCAGATCGCGCTGCGTGGTCTGGGAGTCTTCCGGGTAGCATAG
- a CDS encoding sugar ABC transporter permease: MRVSRWLSWVIGAAILGWLVFFYAPELAGRVQPRVPFGFVRLEHGWLYALGGLLAIVGVILVYSLALTAYHNRRRGSRKSPWPLFGQGVTHLLLWIFLLFAYYPVVQIVAASFDPTNSLYKFGAPKTGNLLIDSRVLPDFSQASLENYAKLFDGVVVYGYQWLLLAAVAVTLLLLLGVAVYRRLIGDTQENSRLASLQNRYLAAFALVTFLLVALISPSQFTSPNTEAKFVLWVRNTLFVSGLTGLLAVLLTATAGYAFARFNFPGRYPLLLVFIFVQMFPGFLGLIAIYTLMSNLDLLNTYTGLILAYSGGIISFGTWVYKGFLESISKSLEEAATIDGATKWQVFYKILLPLSSPMFVFIFLLQFVGTYSEFIVANLFLTGSETWTVGMGLRNFTTGQFQTKWGLFAAASVLGSIPILLTFYGFQRYFVSGYTAGSVKE, translated from the coding sequence ATGCGGGTCTCCCGCTGGCTTTCCTGGGTCATCGGGGCGGCCATCCTGGGCTGGTTGGTGTTCTTTTACGCCCCCGAGCTGGCCGGGCGGGTGCAGCCGCGGGTTCCCTTCGGCTTCGTGCGCCTCGAGCACGGCTGGCTTTACGCGCTAGGCGGACTTTTAGCCATCGTGGGGGTGATCCTGGTCTACAGCCTGGCCCTCACCGCCTACCACAACCGGCGCCGCGGAAGCCGCAAGAGCCCCTGGCCGCTGTTCGGTCAGGGCGTGACCCACCTGCTCTTGTGGATCTTTTTGCTGTTTGCCTACTACCCGGTGGTGCAGATCGTGGCGGCCTCCTTCGACCCCACCAACAGCCTCTACAAGTTCGGCGCCCCCAAAACCGGCAACCTGCTCATCGACTCGAGGGTCCTCCCCGACTTCTCCCAGGCCAGCCTCGAGAACTACGCCAAGCTCTTCGACGGGGTGGTGGTCTACGGCTACCAGTGGCTGCTCCTGGCTGCCGTTGCGGTCACCCTGCTGCTGTTGCTGGGGGTCGCAGTCTACCGGCGGCTGATCGGGGACACCCAGGAGAATAGCCGCTTGGCCAGCCTCCAAAACCGCTACCTAGCGGCTTTTGCCCTGGTGACCTTCCTGCTGGTCGCGCTGATCTCGCCCTCCCAGTTCACCAGCCCCAACACCGAGGCCAAGTTCGTCCTGTGGGTGCGCAACACCCTCTTCGTCTCGGGGCTCACCGGGCTCTTGGCGGTGCTCCTCACCGCCACCGCGGGGTACGCCTTCGCCCGCTTCAACTTTCCCGGGCGCTACCCCCTGCTCCTGGTCTTCATCTTCGTGCAGATGTTCCCCGGCTTTTTGGGGCTCATCGCCATCTACACGCTGATGTCCAACCTGGACCTGCTCAACACCTACACCGGCCTGATCCTGGCCTACTCGGGCGGGATCATCAGCTTCGGCACCTGGGTGTACAAGGGCTTCCTCGAGAGCATCAGCAAAAGCCTGGAGGAAGCCGCCACCATCGACGGGGCCACCAAGTGGCAGGTGTTTTACAAGATCCTCCTGCCCCTTTCGTCCCCGATGTTCGTGTTCATCTTCCTGTTGCAGTTCGTGGGTACCTATTCCGAGTTCATCGTAGCCAACCTCTTCCTTACCGGCTCCGAGACCTGGACGGTAGGGATGGGGCTGCGGAACTTCACCACCGGCCAGTTTCAGACCAAGTGGGGTCTCTTCGCCGCAGCCTCGGTGCTGGGCTCGATCCCGATTCTCCTCACCTTCTATGGGTTCCAGCGGTACTTTGTCTCTGGCTACACCGCTGGCTCGGTAAAGGAATAG